From one Rosa rugosa chromosome 4, drRosRugo1.1, whole genome shotgun sequence genomic stretch:
- the LOC133743333 gene encoding sulfate transporter 1.3-like encodes MASVHSSNEDLDTKEMDDSQGGTYIHKVGVPPKQKLFKEFMNTVKETFFSDDPLRSFKHQPKSRKLVLGMQAIFPILEWGRNYNLSKFRGDLIAGLTIASLCIPQDIGYAKLANLAPQYGLYSSFVPPLIYAVMGSSRDIAIGPVAVVSLLLGTLLRNEIDYTTNPEDYLRLAFTATFFAGITQATLGILRLGFLIDFLSHAAIVGFMGGAAITIALQQLKGFLGIKKFTKKTDIISVLNSVFDSAHHGWNWQTIVIGASFLTFLIVAKYIGKKNKKFFWVPAIAPLISVVLSTFFVYITRADKQGVEIVRYIEKGINPSSVKQIFFTGDYVAKGFKIGVVAGMIALTEAIAIGRTFAGMKDYQLDGNKEMVAMGTMNIFGSFTSCYVATGSFSRSAVNYMAGCQTAVSNIIMSIVVFLTLQFITPLFKYTPNAILAAIIISAVINLIDFQAAILIWKIDKFDFVACMGAFFGVIFVSVEIGLLIAVSISFAKILLQVTRPRTALLGKIPSTTVYRNIQQYPEATKVPGVMIVRVDSAIYFSNSNYIKERILRWLADEEEQLKAAYLPNIEFLIVEMSPVTDIDTSGIHALEELHRSLQKRDIQLVLANPGPVVINKLHASHVANLIGEDRIFLTVAEAVSSCSPKLVEEA; translated from the exons ATGGCTTCAGTTCATTCAAGCAACGAGGACCTTGATACTAaagagatggatgattcacagGGTGGAACGTATATTCACAAAGTGGGAGTTCCCCCAAAGCAAAAGCTCTTTAAGGAGTTCATGAACACTGTGAAAGAAACATTCTTTTCTGACGATCCTCTACGGTCCTTCAAGCATCAACCAAAGTCACGGAAGCTTGTCCTTGGCATGCAGGCCATTTTCCCCATACTTGAATGGGGGAGAAATTACAACCTATCAAAGTTTAGGGGGGACTTAATTGCTGGACTGACTATTGCTAGTCTCTGCATTCCTCAG GATATCGGATATGCAAAGCTTGCAAATTTGGCTCCCCAATATGGACTCT ACTCCAGCTTCGTTCCACCTTTGATCTATGCTGTAATGGGTAGCTCAAGAGATATTGCCATCGGACCTGTGGCAGTGGTGTCTCTCCTGTTGGGTACCCTGCTCCGGAATGAGATTGACTACACTACTAACCCAGAAGATTACCTGCGTCTGGCATTCACGGCTACCTTTTTTGCAGGGATCACCCAAGCCACCCTTGGAATTTTGAG GTTGGgattcttgattgatttccTATCTCATGCTGCCATTGTTGGTTTTATGGGTGGAGCTGCCATCACAATTGCCCTCCAACAGCTCAAAGGTTTTCTCGGAATAAAAAAGTTCACAAAGAAAACTGATATAATCTCTGTATTAAACTCAGTTTTTGACTCAGCTCATCATGGA TGGAACTGGCAGACAATAGTCATCGGAGCATCATTTTTAACATTTTTGATAGTTGCCAAATATATT ggaaagaagaacaagaagttCTTTTGGGTTCCGGCAATTGCACCGCTGATATCCGTTGTTCTTTCCACTTTCTTTGTATACATAACTCGTGCAGACAAGCAAGGGGTTGAGATT GTGAGGTATATAGAAAAAGGAATCAATCCTTCATCTGTGAAGCAAATATTTTTCACTGGTGACTATGTCGCAAAGGGTTTTAAGATTGGCGTTGTGGCTGGCATGATAGCATTGACA GAAGCTATAGCAATTGGAAGAACTTTTGCTGGCATGAAGGACTACCAACTAGATGGAAACAAAGAAATGGTGGCTATGGGAACAATGAATATATTTGGCTCATTCACTTCCTGCTATGTGGCGACAG GTTCATTCTCTCGCTCGGCAGTCAACTACATGGCTGGTTGCCAAACTGCAGTCTCTAACATCATTATGTCCATTGTTGTTTTCCTAACCTTGCAATTCATTACTCCTCTTTTCAAGTATACCCCAAATGCCATTCTTGCTGCCATCATTATATCTGCTGTGATCAACCTAATCGACTTCCAAGCAGCAATCCTCATATGGAAGATTGATAAATTTGATTTTGTCGCTTGCATGGGGGCCTTCTTTGGAGTGATCTTTGTATCTGTTGAGATAGGCCTCTTAATTGCG GTCTCAATATCCTTTGCTAAAATTCTCTTACAAGTCACCAGGCCACGGACTGCATTGCTCGGGAAGATTCCTAGCACAACTGTGTATAGAAACATCCAACAATATCCAGAAGCAACCAAGGTTCCGGGTGTTATGATTGTACGAGTGGATTCTGCGATTTacttctccaactccaattaCATTAAGGAGAG GATATTGAGATGGCTGGCGGATGAGGAAGAGCAGCTAAAAGCAGCCTACCTACCAAACATTGAGTTTTTAATAGTTGAAATGTCAC CCGTGACTGACATCGACACAAGTGGCATTCATGCCCTGGAAGAGTTGCATAGGAGTCTCCAAAAGAGAGACATTCAG CTTGTTCTTGCAAATCCCGGTCCAGTGGTGATCAATAAGCTTCATGCATCCCATGTTGCAAACTTGATCGGTGAAGACAGAATTTTTCTCACGGTTGCAGAAGCTGTCTCATCCTGTTCACCAAAATTGGTGGAAGAAGCTTGA